From a region of the Ovis aries strain OAR_USU_Benz2616 breed Rambouillet chromosome 2, ARS-UI_Ramb_v3.0, whole genome shotgun sequence genome:
- the STK11IP gene encoding serine/threonine-protein kinase 11-interacting protein isoform X3, which yields MTTAPRDSLVWRLAGLLRESGDVVLSGHSTLTLLTATLQHLNHVFELHLGPWGPGQTGFVALPSHPADSPIILQLQFLFDVLQKTLSLKLVHVPGLGLSGPIKIFPFKSLRQLELRGVPLHCLCGLRGIYSQLETLICSRSLQALERLLSALRFLNLSHNQVQDCKGFLMDLSELCHLDISYNHLRLVPKMGPSGAALGTLILRGNELQSLHGLEQLRNLRHLDVAYNLLERHRELAPLWLLTELRKLYLEGNPLWFHPEHRVATARYLSPRARDTAAGFLLDGKALSLTDLQTSTSSGLSTLVPPPPWPVGSTIETSGGPDLSDSPSSGGVVAQPRLRKVKSRVRVRRASISEPSDTDPEPRTLDPSPAGWFVQQHRELELMSSFRERFGCDWLQYRNHLEASALNTLSPDTLSPGPVPSPPPPEEESPQEVAEEVWPEPEPQEEEELEKQGEEELEKQGEEEGGEEQSEVEVELCRPMLVCPLEGPEGVRGRECFLWVTTGHLFEVELQAARTLQRLELRSLEAAEIEAETQTQSEQVPEGSDPRPQGPILVLRFSYICPDRQLRRYVVLEPDAQAAVQELLAVLTPAATSQHQLEEVGALPGDRLQCLRCGREFKPEEPRLGLDSEEGWRPLFRKTDQSKSRVFEDIEEEKSIFESSAVCPYCGSDHVVLLAVSPGTPSGERRQEEQSPALSQSLGAVHDPRGHSDPSNGAGSAPSQALASHDHHSWSLSPPPERCGLRSVDHRLRLFLDVEVFTDAQEEFQCCLKVPLALAGHPGEFLCLVVVSDQRFYVLKVTGEICGPPASWLQLALAVPLQDLRHIELGLAGQSLRLEWAAGAGPCVLLPREAKCCQAFLEELTDVLQSLPPTRRSNFSATEEEVTPKHRLWPLLKTDSSSEPPGFFYLRAFLVEGPVACPVSLLLTLSTLYLLDEDPAGSQAEPPSPAASGEASEKAPPPGPGPSVSVREQQPLSSLSSVLLYRVAPEALRLVFYDEVSRLESFWALRVVCPEQLTALLAWIRKPWEELFSIGLRTVTQEALDLDQ from the exons ATGACGACCGCCCCGCGGGACTCTCTGGTGTGGAGGCTCGCGGGGCTTCTGCGCGAGTCCG GGGATGTGGTGCTGTCTGGCCATAGCACCCTGACCCTGCTGACTGCCACATTGCAGCACCTGAACCATGTATTTGAGCTGCATCTGGGGCCATGGGGCCCTGGCCAGACAGGCTTTGTGGCTCTGCCCTCCCACCCTGCTGACTCGCCCATCATCCTCCAGCTTCAGTTCCTCTTTGACGTGCTGCAGAAAACGCTTTCACTCAAG ctggtCCATGTCCCAGGTCTTGGCCTCTCAGGGCCCATCAAAATTTTTCCCTTCAAGTCCCTTCGGCAGCTGGAG CTCCGAGGTGTCCCCCTCCACTGCCTCTGTGGCCTCCGTGGCATCTATTCCCAGCTGGAGACCCTGATCTGCAGCAGGAGCCTCCAGGCATTAGAG CGTCTCTTGTCAGCTCTTCGCTTCTTGAACCTGAGCCACAATCAAGTCCAAGACTGCAAGGGCTTCCTGATG gaTTTGTCTGAGCTCTGTCACCTGGACATCTCTTATAACCACCTGCGTTTGGTGCCGAAAATGGGACCCTCAGGGGCTGCTCTGGGAACCCTGATTCTGCGGGGCAATGAGCTCCAGAGCCTGCATG GCCTGGAACAGCTGCGGAACCTGCGGCACCTGGATGTGGCCTACAACCTGCTGGAGAGACACAGGGAGCTGGCGCCACTGTGGCTGCTGACGGAGCTGCGCAAG CTCTACCTGGAGGGGAACCCTTTGTGGTTCCACCCTGAGCACCGAGTGGCCACCGCCCGGTACTTGTCGCCCCGTGCCAGGGATACTGCTGCTGGG TTCCTTCTCGATGGAAAGGCCTTGTCACTGACTGATTTACAG ACCTCCACGTCCTCTGGGCTCAGCACCTTGGTACCACCTCCGCCTTGGCCAGTGGGGAGTACAATCGAAACTTCTGGTGGCCCTGACTTGAGTGACAGCCCCTCGTCGGGGGGTGTTGTGGCCCAGCCCCGGCTCCGCAAGGTGAAG AGCCGAGTCCGCGTGAGGCGGGCGAGTATCTCGGAACCCAGTGACACCGACCCAGAGCCCCGGACGCTGGACCCCTCCCCGGCTG GGTGGTTTGTGCAGCAGCATCGGGAGCTGGAACTCATGAGCAGCTTTCGGGAGCGCTTTGGCTGCGACTGGCTGCAGTATCGGAATCACCTGGAGGCCTCTGCCCTCAACACGCTGTCCCCGGACACCCTGAGCCCAGGGCCTGTGCCCAGCCCTCCACCCCCTGAGGAGGAGTCTCCACAGGAAGTGGCAGAGGAGGTCTGGCCAGAGCCAGAGcctcaggaggaagaggagctggagaagcagggagaagaggagctggagaagcagggagaagaggagggaggagaggagcaaAGTGAAGTGGAGG TGGAGCTCTGCCGGCCCATGTTGGTGTGTCCCCTGGAGGGGCCTGAGGGCGTGCGGGGCAGGGAGTGCTTTCTCTGGGTCACTACAGGCCACCTGTTTGAGGTGGAACTACAAGCAGCTCGAACCCTGCAACGGCTTGAGCTCCGGAGTCTGGAGGCAGCTGAGATAGAGGCAGAGACCCAGACCCAGAGCGAGCAGGTGCCTGAG GGCTCAGATCCACGACCCCAGGGCCCCATCCTTGTTCTCCGCTTCTCCTACATTTGCCCCGACCGGCAGCTGCGTCGCTACGTGGTGCTGGAGCCGGATGCCCAGGCAGCTGTCCAG GAGCTGCTAGCTGTGCTGACCCCAGCAGCCACCTCTCAGCATCAGCTTGAGGAAGTGGGGGCCCTGCCAGGGGACAGACTCCAGTGTCTGCGCTGTGGCCGTGAGTTCAAGCCAGAGGAGCCCAGGTTGGGGCTGGACAGTGAGGAAGGCTGGAGGCCGCTGTTCCGAAAGACAG ACCAGTCAAAAAGCCGTGTCTTTGAAGACattgaagaggaaaaaagtatttttg AATCATCTGCTGTGTGTCCGTACTGTGGTAGTGATCACGTGGTTCTTCTGGCTGTGTCCCCGGGAACCCCCAGTGGGGAGCGGAGACAAGAAGAGCAATCCCCGGCCCTCTCGCAGTCCCTGGGTGCTGTCCACGACCCTCGTGGCCACAGTGACCCCAGCAATGGGGCTGGCAGTGCCCCATCCCAGGCCCTGGCCTCCCATGACCACCACAGTTGGAGCCTCAGCCCAC cccctgagCGCTGCGGCCTCCGCTCCGTGGACCACCGACTCCGGCTCTTCCTGGACGTCGAGGTATTCACTGATGCCCAGGAGGAGTTCCAGTGTTGCCTCAAG GTGCCGCTGGCGTTGGCAGGCCACCCCGGGGAATTTCTGTGTCTCGTGGTTGTATCTGACCAAAGGTTCTACGTGTTGAAGGTGACAGGGGAGATCTG CGGGCCCCCAGCTAGCTGGCTGCAGCTGGCCCTGGCCGTTCCCCTGCAGGACCTGCGGCACATAGAGCTGGGCCTGGCGGGACAGAGCCTGcggctggagtgggcagctgggGCGGGGCCCTGTGTCCTGCTGCCCCGAGAAGCCAAGTGCTGCCAGGCCTTCCTGGAGGAGCTCACCg ATGTCTTACAGTCCCTGCCCCCCACGCGGAGGAGCAATTTCAGCGCCACGGAGGAGGAGGTGACCCCGAAGCACAGGCTCTG GCCACTACTGAAGACAGACTCTTCCTCAGAGCCTCCCGGGTTCTTCTACCTTCGAGCGTTCCTGGTTGAAG GACCCGTTGCCTGCCCTGTGTCCCTGTTGCTGACTCTGTCCACCCTGTACCTGTTAGATGAGGACCCTGCAGGGTCCCAGGCAGAGcccccttctccagcagcatcTGGCGAAGCATCTGAGAAGGCCCCACCCCCTGGGCCAGGCCCCTCAGTGAGCGTCAGGGAGCAGCAGCCCCTCAGCAGCCTGAGCTCTGTGCTGCTGTATCGAGTGGCCCCGGAGGCCCTGCGGCTGGTCTTCTATGACGAG GTGTCCCGGCTGGAGAGCTTCTGGGCACTCCGAGTTGTGTGTCCAGAGCAGCTGACGGCCCTGCTGGCCTGGATCCGGAAGCCCTGGGAGGAACTGTTTTCCATTGGACTCCGAACTGTGACCCAGGAGGCTCTGGACCTTGACCAGTGA
- the STK11IP gene encoding serine/threonine-protein kinase 11-interacting protein isoform X5: protein MDLSELCHLDISYNHLRLVPKMGPSGAALGTLILRGNELQSLHGLEQLRNLRHLDVAYNLLERHRELAPLWLLTELRKLYLEGNPLWFHPEHRVATARYLSPRARDTAAGFLLDGKALSLTDLQTSTSSGLSTLVPPPPWPVGSTIETSGGPDLSDSPSSGGVVAQPRLRKVKSRVRVRRASISEPSDTDPEPRTLDPSPAGWFVQQHRELELMSSFRERFGCDWLQYRNHLEASALNTLSPDTLSPGPVPSPPPPEEESPQEVAEEVWPEPEPQEEEELEKQGEEELEKQGEEEGGEEQSEVEVELCRPMLVCPLEGPEGVRGRECFLWVTTGHLFEVELQAARTLQRLELRSLEAAEIEAETQTQSEQVPEGSDPRPQGPILVLRFSYICPDRQLRRYVVLEPDAQAAVQELLAVLTPAATSQHQLEEVGALPGDRLQCLRCGREFKPEEPRLGLDSEEGWRPLFRKTDQSKSRVFEDIEEEKSIFESSAVCPYCGSDHVVLLAVSPGTPSGERRQEEQSPALSQSLGAVHDPRGHSDPSNGAGSAPSQALASHDHHSWSLSPPPERCGLRSVDHRLRLFLDVEVFTDAQEEFQCCLKVPLALAGHPGEFLCLVVVSDQRFYVLKVTGEICGPPASWLQLALAVPLQDLRHIELGLAGQSLRLEWAAGAGPCVLLPREAKCCQAFLEELTDVLQSLPPTRRSNFSATEEEVTPKHRLWPLLKTDSSSEPPGFFYLRAFLVEGPVACPVSLLLTLSTLYLLDEDPAGSQAEPPSPAASGEASEKAPPPGPGPSVSVREQQPLSSLSSVLLYRVAPEALRLVFYDEVSRLESFWALRVVCPEQLTALLAWIRKPWEELFSIGLRTVTQEALDLDQ, encoded by the exons ATG gaTTTGTCTGAGCTCTGTCACCTGGACATCTCTTATAACCACCTGCGTTTGGTGCCGAAAATGGGACCCTCAGGGGCTGCTCTGGGAACCCTGATTCTGCGGGGCAATGAGCTCCAGAGCCTGCATG GCCTGGAACAGCTGCGGAACCTGCGGCACCTGGATGTGGCCTACAACCTGCTGGAGAGACACAGGGAGCTGGCGCCACTGTGGCTGCTGACGGAGCTGCGCAAG CTCTACCTGGAGGGGAACCCTTTGTGGTTCCACCCTGAGCACCGAGTGGCCACCGCCCGGTACTTGTCGCCCCGTGCCAGGGATACTGCTGCTGGG TTCCTTCTCGATGGAAAGGCCTTGTCACTGACTGATTTACAG ACCTCCACGTCCTCTGGGCTCAGCACCTTGGTACCACCTCCGCCTTGGCCAGTGGGGAGTACAATCGAAACTTCTGGTGGCCCTGACTTGAGTGACAGCCCCTCGTCGGGGGGTGTTGTGGCCCAGCCCCGGCTCCGCAAGGTGAAG AGCCGAGTCCGCGTGAGGCGGGCGAGTATCTCGGAACCCAGTGACACCGACCCAGAGCCCCGGACGCTGGACCCCTCCCCGGCTG GGTGGTTTGTGCAGCAGCATCGGGAGCTGGAACTCATGAGCAGCTTTCGGGAGCGCTTTGGCTGCGACTGGCTGCAGTATCGGAATCACCTGGAGGCCTCTGCCCTCAACACGCTGTCCCCGGACACCCTGAGCCCAGGGCCTGTGCCCAGCCCTCCACCCCCTGAGGAGGAGTCTCCACAGGAAGTGGCAGAGGAGGTCTGGCCAGAGCCAGAGcctcaggaggaagaggagctggagaagcagggagaagaggagctggagaagcagggagaagaggagggaggagaggagcaaAGTGAAGTGGAGG TGGAGCTCTGCCGGCCCATGTTGGTGTGTCCCCTGGAGGGGCCTGAGGGCGTGCGGGGCAGGGAGTGCTTTCTCTGGGTCACTACAGGCCACCTGTTTGAGGTGGAACTACAAGCAGCTCGAACCCTGCAACGGCTTGAGCTCCGGAGTCTGGAGGCAGCTGAGATAGAGGCAGAGACCCAGACCCAGAGCGAGCAGGTGCCTGAG GGCTCAGATCCACGACCCCAGGGCCCCATCCTTGTTCTCCGCTTCTCCTACATTTGCCCCGACCGGCAGCTGCGTCGCTACGTGGTGCTGGAGCCGGATGCCCAGGCAGCTGTCCAG GAGCTGCTAGCTGTGCTGACCCCAGCAGCCACCTCTCAGCATCAGCTTGAGGAAGTGGGGGCCCTGCCAGGGGACAGACTCCAGTGTCTGCGCTGTGGCCGTGAGTTCAAGCCAGAGGAGCCCAGGTTGGGGCTGGACAGTGAGGAAGGCTGGAGGCCGCTGTTCCGAAAGACAG ACCAGTCAAAAAGCCGTGTCTTTGAAGACattgaagaggaaaaaagtatttttg AATCATCTGCTGTGTGTCCGTACTGTGGTAGTGATCACGTGGTTCTTCTGGCTGTGTCCCCGGGAACCCCCAGTGGGGAGCGGAGACAAGAAGAGCAATCCCCGGCCCTCTCGCAGTCCCTGGGTGCTGTCCACGACCCTCGTGGCCACAGTGACCCCAGCAATGGGGCTGGCAGTGCCCCATCCCAGGCCCTGGCCTCCCATGACCACCACAGTTGGAGCCTCAGCCCAC cccctgagCGCTGCGGCCTCCGCTCCGTGGACCACCGACTCCGGCTCTTCCTGGACGTCGAGGTATTCACTGATGCCCAGGAGGAGTTCCAGTGTTGCCTCAAG GTGCCGCTGGCGTTGGCAGGCCACCCCGGGGAATTTCTGTGTCTCGTGGTTGTATCTGACCAAAGGTTCTACGTGTTGAAGGTGACAGGGGAGATCTG CGGGCCCCCAGCTAGCTGGCTGCAGCTGGCCCTGGCCGTTCCCCTGCAGGACCTGCGGCACATAGAGCTGGGCCTGGCGGGACAGAGCCTGcggctggagtgggcagctgggGCGGGGCCCTGTGTCCTGCTGCCCCGAGAAGCCAAGTGCTGCCAGGCCTTCCTGGAGGAGCTCACCg ATGTCTTACAGTCCCTGCCCCCCACGCGGAGGAGCAATTTCAGCGCCACGGAGGAGGAGGTGACCCCGAAGCACAGGCTCTG GCCACTACTGAAGACAGACTCTTCCTCAGAGCCTCCCGGGTTCTTCTACCTTCGAGCGTTCCTGGTTGAAG GACCCGTTGCCTGCCCTGTGTCCCTGTTGCTGACTCTGTCCACCCTGTACCTGTTAGATGAGGACCCTGCAGGGTCCCAGGCAGAGcccccttctccagcagcatcTGGCGAAGCATCTGAGAAGGCCCCACCCCCTGGGCCAGGCCCCTCAGTGAGCGTCAGGGAGCAGCAGCCCCTCAGCAGCCTGAGCTCTGTGCTGCTGTATCGAGTGGCCCCGGAGGCCCTGCGGCTGGTCTTCTATGACGAG GTGTCCCGGCTGGAGAGCTTCTGGGCACTCCGAGTTGTGTGTCCAGAGCAGCTGACGGCCCTGCTGGCCTGGATCCGGAAGCCCTGGGAGGAACTGTTTTCCATTGGACTCCGAACTGTGACCCAGGAGGCTCTGGACCTTGACCAGTGA